The DNA region CGCCATTTGGGCTATGCGGTGGCAATTCAAGTTTATCTTCCTTTTGGCTATGAGCGACTAAGTCGCCTGCCGGCTCTGTATGTAACCGATGGGCACGAATACGCTGATGATGAAATGGGGGCACTATGCACCACACTCGATAACCTGATTTACGACAAGCGCCTTGAACCTGTAGTGGCTGTCTTCATTGACCCGCGCAATCCTGACAACCCGAATGAAAACCGACGGCTTGAAGAGTATCCAGCAAATCCCAAGTTTCTAAAATTTGTAACCAAAGAGGTTGTGCCGCTAATTGACGCACTGTTCAATACAGATGCAAAGGCTTCAGCACGTGCTTTTATTGGCACATCGTTTGGCGGTTTGTGTGCAGCCTATGTAGGCATCAAAGCGCCAGATGTGTTCCAGCAAATTGGGGTGCAATCGCCTTCATTTTGGAAATATCCAGAGATTTTCGAACTCTATGAAAAGTCGCCCCGTTTGCCGCTTAGGATTTACATCAGCTCTGGCACCATTCACGACACTGCGTTGCGAGCACGCCAGATGCACGATGTGCTTACACGCAAGGGCTATGAGCACTTTTACCGTGAGACCAATGAGAGCCACTCTTGGGGCACATGGCGCGGAACACTGGAGGAAATGATGCTCTACTTTTTTGGCAAGCCTACTTCTACGCAAGTGCTCAGACCGCGTCCTGAAAATGACACCAATTTCAAGCTCTCCGCAATGCCCGCCATAACCCAGATTCATTACACACTTGCCCAGCGAGAAAAAGTAACCATTCAGCTCTATGACCTTTCTGGAAAGGAACTCGGTCGGCTTGCGTGCAAAGCGCAAAAGCGAGGGCACCACACCGTTGACTTACCCAAGCTTGATGCGGGGCTTTACTTTTATCGCCTGCAAATCGGGGCAATGTGCAAAACGCAGCTCTTCAAAGTGACATGACACTTTGAGAAAGAAAGGTGCTGGCTGTGCAAACTAATCAGGGAACATTTCCTTGATGCGGCTTTCTACGGCTTCGTGTTTGGCGCGTCCTTCTTTGTAGCCCATTGCAGCGTAAAACTCTGCGTCATAGTTACGCGTGCGAATCACAACGGGCATTGGCAAGGCATGCCCAAGTATCAAGGCTTGCTGGCGAGTGTCGAGGCTGGCAAGAATGTTGCGCATCCCACCAGCATTGCTCACACCGCTGAGCGCTGCGTTGATGTCTTTTTCATCCGAAAGCGCTGCGATGATTTTTGTGCC from Chloroherpetonaceae bacterium includes:
- a CDS encoding alpha/beta hydrolase-fold protein, whose translation is MQTTLRMEFYERIKQALVALSNLSNASLRQHLLGALWETLRSHHSVPMTAGEEATFLYFGHADTVHWHGDFNQWGGQKGMVTEGKRLGKSDLWLLEKVFPADARLDYKIVLNHREWLLDPANPYRCKSGFGYSSELRMPRYVYPISSLRRPDVPRGTMSETLRLQSRHLGYAVAIQVYLPFGYERLSRLPALYVTDGHEYADDEMGALCTTLDNLIYDKRLEPVVAVFIDPRNPDNPNENRRLEEYPANPKFLKFVTKEVVPLIDALFNTDAKASARAFIGTSFGGLCAAYVGIKAPDVFQQIGVQSPSFWKYPEIFELYEKSPRLPLRIYISSGTIHDTALRARQMHDVLTRKGYEHFYRETNESHSWGTWRGTLEEMMLYFFGKPTSTQVLRPRPENDTNFKLSAMPAITQIHYTLAQREKVTIQLYDLSGKELGRLACKAQKRGHHTVDLPKLDAGLYFYRLQIGAMCKTQLFKVT